A region of Thiofilum sp. DNA encodes the following proteins:
- the urtD gene encoding urea ABC transporter ATP-binding protein UrtD codes for MSEGEGARFFTEQTLDTTHKAILYLEDLNVSFDGFKAINNLTLYIDTGELRCIIGPNGAGKTTMMDIITGKTKPDSGQAWFGQTIDLLKMTEPEIANAGIGRKFQKPTVFESHTVAENLELAMHGNKGVWYSLRAKLSGEQKFLIDDTLRTIGLTEHYYRPAGALSHGQKQWLEIGMLLVQKPHLMLVDEPVAGMTHQEMDRTAELLVSLAGERSVVVVEHDMEFVRSIADKVTVLHQGSVLAEGTMDEVQNDPRVIEVYLGE; via the coding sequence ATGAGTGAAGGTGAAGGCGCTCGTTTTTTTACTGAGCAAACCCTCGATACAACCCACAAAGCCATTTTATATCTGGAAGATTTAAATGTGAGCTTTGATGGTTTTAAAGCGATTAATAACCTAACCCTTTATATTGATACCGGAGAATTGCGCTGCATTATCGGTCCTAATGGAGCGGGTAAAACCACCATGATGGATATTATTACCGGAAAAACTAAACCCGATAGTGGTCAAGCATGGTTTGGGCAAACAATTGATTTATTAAAAATGACGGAGCCTGAAATTGCCAATGCCGGAATCGGACGCAAATTTCAAAAGCCAACTGTATTTGAATCGCATACCGTCGCAGAAAATTTAGAACTGGCTATGCACGGTAATAAAGGTGTGTGGTATAGCCTCCGCGCTAAATTAAGTGGTGAACAAAAGTTTTTAATCGATGACACGCTGCGTACTATTGGGCTAACTGAGCACTATTATCGTCCAGCAGGTGCATTATCACACGGGCAAAAGCAATGGCTGGAGATTGGGATGCTGTTGGTGCAAAAACCGCACTTGATGCTAGTGGACGAACCGGTCGCGGGCATGACGCATCAGGAAATGGATCGCACTGCTGAATTGCTGGTATCCCTTGCAGGTGAACGCTCGGTGGTGGTGGTGGAGCATGATATGGAATTTGTGCGCTCGATAGCGGATAAAGTCACGGTTTTACATCAAGGCAGCGTATTAGCTGAAGGCACGATGGACGAAGTACAAAATGATCCGCGCGTCATTGAAGTGTATTTGGGGGAATAA
- the urtC gene encoding urea ABC transporter permease subunit UrtC codes for MLITSILRNDRGGQIMLGVLLAVLIAVPILNLIVPAGNPLHVPTYLVTLMGKYLTYALLAIAVDLVWGYLGILSLGHGAFFALGGYAMGMYLMRQIGDRGVYGNPELPDFMVFLNWKELPWFWYGFDMFWFAMIMVVLIPGLLAFLFGWLAFRSRVTGVYLSIMTQALTYALLLAFFRNEMGFGGNNGLTDFKDILGFSLQADGTRIALFIASGIAVMLGYLLCRYIINSKLGRVVVAIRDAESRTRFVGYKVENYKVWVFTVSAMLAGIAGALYVPQVGIINPGEFSPLNSIEIVIWVAIGGRATLYGAVLGAILVNYSKTVFTGLMPESWLFMLGALFVLVTLYLPKGLAGLVNQIKAHTINKKVAA; via the coding sequence ATGTTGATTACGTCTATCTTACGCAATGATCGCGGCGGGCAAATCATGCTCGGAGTGCTCTTAGCAGTACTCATCGCTGTACCGATTTTAAATCTCATCGTCCCTGCGGGTAATCCGCTACATGTACCGACTTATCTAGTCACTTTAATGGGTAAATACCTTACCTATGCACTGCTTGCTATTGCGGTGGATTTAGTGTGGGGCTATTTGGGTATTTTAAGCCTAGGGCATGGTGCATTTTTTGCCTTGGGTGGCTATGCCATGGGTATGTATCTGATGCGCCAGATTGGTGATCGGGGCGTATATGGCAATCCAGAACTACCGGATTTTATGGTGTTTTTGAATTGGAAAGAGTTGCCGTGGTTTTGGTATGGCTTTGATATGTTTTGGTTTGCCATGATTATGGTGGTACTCATTCCCGGACTATTAGCCTTTCTATTCGGCTGGCTCGCGTTTCGTTCGCGTGTCACGGGGGTTTATCTCTCGATTATGACTCAAGCGCTTACCTATGCACTCTTACTAGCCTTTTTCCGTAATGAAATGGGCTTTGGCGGCAATAATGGTCTGACCGATTTTAAAGATATTTTAGGCTTTAGCCTGCAAGCGGATGGAACTCGCATCGCGCTATTCATTGCCTCTGGTATTGCGGTGATGCTCGGCTATTTACTCTGTCGCTACATTATCAATTCCAAACTAGGACGGGTGGTGGTAGCGATTCGAGATGCTGAAAGTCGTACCCGCTTTGTGGGTTATAAAGTGGAAAACTATAAAGTTTGGGTCTTTACGGTTTCAGCAATGCTCGCTGGTATTGCGGGGGCTTTATATGTGCCGCAAGTGGGGATTATTAATCCGGGTGAGTTTTCGCCTTTGAACTCGATTGAAATCGTGATTTGGGTAGCGATTGGTGGACGTGCCACGCTGTATGGTGCGGTATTAGGTGCGATTTTAGTGAATTACTCCAAAACCGTATTCACGGGGCTGATGCCAGAGTCATGGCTTTTTATGTTAGGCGCTTTATTCGTGTTAGTGACCTTATATTTACCTAAAGGCTTAGCGGGCTTAGTGAATCAAATTAAGGCTCACACAATTAATAAAAAGGTGGCAGCATGA
- the urtA gene encoding urea ABC transporter substrate-binding protein, with protein MLLTTKLKQTLLALGTAAAIGFTTLAQAADDTIKVGVLHSLSGTMAISETTLKDTMLMLIDEQNKKGGVLGKKLEAVVVDPASNWPLFAEKARDLIEKDKVAATFGCWTSVSRKSVLPVFEEKNSLLFYPVQYEGEESSKNVFYTGAAPNQQAIPAVDYLMNELAVKRWVLAGTDYVYPRTTNKILEAYLKSKGVDEKDIMINYTPFGHSDWQSIVADIKKFGSDGKKTAVVSTINGDANVPFYKELGNQGISAEDIPVVAFSVGEEELSGIDTKPLVGHLAAWNYFMSVDNEANKEFIKKWQEFTKNPKRVTNDPMEAHVIGFNMWIKALEKAGTTDTDKVAEAMIGLEVPNLTGGIAKMLPNHHLTKPVLIGEIQENGQFEVVSKTSEVPGDAWSDFLPDSKNIVADWTGKETGGTPCGNYNTETKKCSGQNF; from the coding sequence ATGCTTTTGACAACAAAGCTAAAACAGACGCTGTTAGCATTAGGTACTGCTGCCGCTATTGGCTTTACTACTCTAGCCCAAGCCGCCGATGACACCATTAAAGTTGGGGTCTTGCACTCACTCTCTGGCACAATGGCGATCAGCGAAACTACCCTCAAAGACACCATGCTCATGTTAATTGATGAGCAAAATAAAAAAGGTGGGGTATTAGGTAAAAAATTAGAAGCGGTTGTGGTTGACCCTGCTTCTAACTGGCCATTATTCGCGGAAAAAGCGCGTGATTTAATTGAAAAGGATAAAGTCGCAGCGACGTTTGGCTGCTGGACTTCGGTATCACGTAAATCGGTATTACCCGTTTTTGAAGAGAAAAACAGCCTATTATTCTATCCTGTACAATATGAAGGCGAAGAATCATCTAAAAACGTGTTCTACACGGGCGCTGCACCAAATCAACAAGCGATTCCCGCCGTTGACTATTTAATGAATGAATTAGCAGTCAAGCGCTGGGTTTTAGCGGGCACGGATTATGTTTATCCACGCACGACCAATAAAATCTTAGAAGCCTATCTCAAATCCAAAGGGGTAGACGAAAAAGATATTATGATCAATTACACCCCGTTTGGTCATTCTGATTGGCAATCGATTGTGGCGGATATTAAAAAATTTGGCTCTGACGGCAAGAAAACCGCTGTTGTGTCTACCATCAATGGTGATGCTAATGTGCCTTTCTATAAAGAGCTAGGTAATCAAGGTATTTCTGCTGAAGATATTCCCGTTGTAGCATTCTCAGTCGGTGAAGAAGAACTCTCTGGTATTGATACCAAGCCTTTAGTGGGTCATTTAGCGGCTTGGAACTATTTCATGAGCGTTGATAATGAAGCCAATAAAGAGTTCATCAAAAAATGGCAAGAGTTCACTAAAAACCCTAAGCGCGTTACTAATGACCCGATGGAAGCGCATGTGATTGGCTTTAATATGTGGATTAAAGCACTGGAAAAAGCTGGCACGACCGACACGGATAAAGTCGCTGAAGCGATGATTGGTTTAGAAGTACCTAACCTCACCGGGGGTATTGCTAAAATGTTGCCAAATCATCATTTAACCAAGCCCGTATTAATTGGTGAAATCCAAGAAAACGGTCAATTTGAAGTAGTTTCCAAAACCTCAGAAGTCCCCGGCGATGCATGGTCAGATTTCTTACCTGACTCTAAAAACATCGTAGCGGACTGGACTGGTAAAGAAACGGGTGGCACACCTTGCGGTAATTATAATACCGAAACCAAAAAGTGCTCCGGTCAAAACTTCTAA
- the urtB gene encoding urea ABC transporter permease subunit UrtB — protein MIKHLLTLFLFSLLCLPNAQATQENDVLPTVLPLLQENTTASKQQAITTLAASTDPRRAQYLQALLAGELYLHPNGTLAFVKNNQALDAKTDQVLSLPSSEFKKITTTNNLRSQVRKALEQLNLTDPNPTVRLQAATNLLSTITPDIAENWRQLLSTETDTKVKTALQLGIDLADVNANEKSARLQAIQLLSGNLAPEVRKRLQPLTTDSDPDIAEAAKSSLKKINDQIELYGHAETLFFGLSLGSVLVLAAIGLAITFGVMGVINMAHGELMMLGAYTTYFIQQLMPNFIDYSLLIAIPAAFIVSGLMGILIERTVIRHLYGRPLETLLATFGISLILQQLVRTVVSPQNVPVANPSWMSGSLELNSVLSLTYNRLYIIIFCLVVFAILFMVLRKTNLGLQVRAVSQNRAMARAMGVRSARVDALTFGLGSGIAGVAGVALSQLTNVGPNLGQSYIIDSFMVVVFGGVGNLWGTLVAGLSLGVVNKVLEPWAGAVLAKILVLIFIILFIQKRPRGLFPQKGRAAGD, from the coding sequence ATGATCAAACACCTTCTCACCCTTTTCCTATTTAGCTTGCTGTGTTTACCCAACGCTCAAGCTACACAGGAAAATGATGTACTGCCTACTGTCCTGCCCTTATTACAAGAAAACACCACTGCCAGTAAACAACAAGCTATTACTACCCTTGCCGCTAGTACTGACCCACGTAGAGCGCAGTATCTACAAGCGCTTTTAGCGGGTGAGCTATATCTGCATCCTAATGGCACTCTCGCCTTCGTCAAAAACAATCAAGCTCTTGATGCTAAAACCGATCAAGTACTAAGCTTACCTAGTAGCGAATTTAAAAAGATTACCACCACTAATAATTTACGCAGCCAAGTACGCAAGGCATTAGAGCAGCTCAATCTCACTGATCCTAATCCTACAGTACGCTTGCAAGCCGCTACCAATTTATTGAGCACCATTACGCCAGATATTGCTGAAAATTGGCGGCAATTACTCAGTACCGAAACCGATACTAAAGTCAAAACGGCGTTGCAATTAGGCATTGATTTAGCCGATGTGAATGCCAACGAGAAATCAGCCCGCTTACAAGCGATTCAATTACTCTCCGGCAATCTTGCCCCCGAAGTGCGTAAACGCTTGCAACCCTTAACTACTGATAGCGATCCCGATATTGCAGAAGCAGCCAAAAGCTCCTTAAAGAAAATTAATGATCAAATCGAACTCTATGGGCACGCCGAAACTTTATTTTTTGGTTTAAGCCTAGGCTCAGTATTGGTACTCGCCGCGATTGGTTTAGCGATTACTTTTGGGGTAATGGGTGTGATTAATATGGCGCATGGTGAATTGATGATGCTAGGCGCTTATACCACTTACTTTATTCAGCAGTTAATGCCTAATTTTATTGACTATTCGCTGCTGATTGCTATCCCCGCCGCGTTTATCGTATCGGGTTTAATGGGGATTTTAATTGAGCGCACGGTAATTCGTCATTTATACGGTCGCCCGCTAGAAACCTTATTAGCCACTTTTGGGATTAGTTTAATTCTGCAACAGTTAGTGCGTACCGTCGTCTCGCCCCAAAATGTTCCGGTGGCTAATCCTTCATGGATGTCGGGTTCATTAGAACTCAATAGTGTGCTGTCACTCACTTATAACCGCCTGTATATCATTATCTTTTGCCTCGTAGTATTCGCCATTTTATTTATGGTGCTACGTAAAACGAACCTTGGTCTACAAGTGCGCGCTGTGTCGCAAAATCGCGCTATGGCACGGGCGATGGGAGTACGCTCCGCACGAGTCGATGCGCTTACTTTCGGTTTAGGCTCTGGTATCGCAGGGGTGGCAGGAGTGGCATTAAGTCAGCTCACCAATGTCGGTCCGAATTTAGGGCAAAGCTATATTATTGATTCCTTCATGGTCGTGGTATTTGGCGGGGTGGGTAATCTGTGGGGTACTTTAGTCGCGGGCTTGTCGCTGGGCGTGGTGAATAAAGTATTAGAGCCTTGGGCAGGTGCAGTGCTGGCTAAAATTCTAGTATTGATCTTTATTATTCTATTTATTCAAAAGCGCCCGCGTGGATTATTCCCACAAAAAGGCCGTGCTGCGGGAGATTAA
- the urtE gene encoding urea ABC transporter ATP-binding subunit UrtE gives MLSVQKLNQFYGESHTLWDLDMEVPSGKCTVLMGRNGVGKTTLLQCIMGLLKVRDGVIHYQDQNLIGVDAEKRANLGIGYVPQGRQIFPLLTVEENLLIGLPARRDKVRSIPPFIFELFPVLKQMLGRRGGDLSGGQQQQLAIGRALVLDPKLLILDEPTEGIQPNIVQEIGDIIRKLNQEIGLTVLLVEQKLPFARKVGDNFCILDRGRQVAQDDMSALNEELIQKYLTV, from the coding sequence ATGCTCAGTGTGCAAAAGCTCAATCAATTTTATGGTGAAAGTCATACGCTGTGGGACTTAGATATGGAGGTTCCAAGTGGTAAATGCACGGTGCTAATGGGGCGTAATGGGGTAGGCAAAACGACGCTATTGCAGTGCATTATGGGACTGCTCAAGGTGCGCGATGGTGTCATTCACTATCAAGATCAAAATCTAATAGGTGTCGATGCGGAAAAACGCGCCAATTTAGGGATTGGTTATGTGCCGCAAGGACGGCAGATTTTCCCGCTGCTGACGGTGGAGGAAAATTTATTGATTGGTTTACCCGCACGGCGCGATAAGGTACGCAGTATTCCACCGTTTATTTTTGAACTGTTTCCGGTATTGAAACAAATGCTGGGACGGCGTGGGGGTGATTTATCCGGTGGACAGCAACAGCAATTGGCAATTGGTCGGGCGTTAGTGCTTGATCCTAAGCTATTGATTTTAGATGAGCCAACGGAAGGGATTCAGCCGAATATCGTGCAGGAAATCGGCGATATTATTCGTAAGCTGAATCAGGAGATTGGGCTAACGGTGTTATTAGTGGAGCAGAAATTACCGTTTGCTCGCAAGGTGGGGGATAATTTTTGTATTTTGGATCGAGGGCGGCAGGTGGCACAGGACGATATGAGTGCTTTGAATGAGGAGCTGATTCAGAAGTATTTGACAGTATGA